GTTGATCATGACCTATGTGCCCATTGCCTGTGTCCGATCGACATGATTTTCCAGGGCTGATCGATGAGCTTGTTCCAGGCGTCACAGCAGTGGTCGACGATGTCGTCGTATGAGTTGAAGAC
This window of the Alphaproteobacteria bacterium genome carries:
- a CDS encoding IS630 family transposase, yielding VFNSYDDIVDHCCDAWNKLIDQPWKIMSIGHRQWAHRS